Below is a genomic region from Ziziphus jujuba cultivar Dongzao chromosome 7, ASM3175591v1.
CACAAGTTCTTTCTGCAACATTAAGCAGTGCGGAAAACTCAGTCTCCATCTTTTTCTGCCAAATTGGTGTACCAATAATAGAACTAAAATCAATAGCCActtatacaagaaaaaaataatcagTAAAGCAACAGAAGTTTTACCTGTTCTGCAGTAGTATTCTTCAGAGAATGGTCACAAGGGAAAGTTTTCAAGGATACAATTTTGTAGATTGGATGCCCCAAGTAAGATCCAACACACTCACGTTCAGTTATAACAATCAAGTATGATCCTAGAAGCACAGTAAACACGTAACACtatcaaaataatttgaaatgcaGCAATAGCAAGCACGTAACAATCACATACATAATCTTATTGGTCGATGAGATAATCTTACCTGCCACGAGCTTTAGCATCCCAACCACACCAAAAATTGTCCGGATTTTAGGAACCCGAACAGAATTGCAATGTGGAAGCTCCTCTGAAAAGAGAAATTTAATATGACATCTAGTAAAACATTAACATAAAGCTCGGAACTGACAGCTGAGATTTTCTAAGATACCAAACGAAAAGAGATAGCAGCTTACCAATCAAGCTCAGTGAACCATCTATCCGACTAACCGCCAAGGATGCACCTGAAGAGCCATCGGTGGGCTCAATTACATACTGATCGGGAAACTCCCATAACCGCATACGTGTATATAGCTTCTGTGCAGAATCTGCTCGCTCCATCATTATGGGAATCCAGTTCACTGAGAAAACCagtaattaaaattgttattcaaAGTCATGAAAAATCAGGCACCTTTATTTCGAATTCAATAATGACCGAGCCAGAGATAGGATTGGTTCAATTTTAAAGCAAAGAAAAACTAAAGAGAAGGGATTTAGTAAAGTtcagatctttttttttttttttttcctcattagTTCAATTCCAGAGCAAAGAAAACTTAAAAGCAAtggtatttaaataaaaattcaaatcttaTTACTCTAGTATACCCGCTCACAATTAACCGAAGACGAACCTCACGCTAACTAATAAATCCAAATAGAAATGTAGCTCCAATAAATCCAGACAAAGCAAAGTTATACTTTCCTATTTCCTAGGAGTTTCTGGGAAACCAAACAAAACCCGtacaagaagaataagaaacaAAAGGAAAGTGGGGTTAAGAGGTAAACCTGGTTATGAGATTCCCACGAGAAAATTGGGTATAAAGAATGAGATCCAACCGTAAAGTTGTGTTTTAGTAttaacccagaaaaaaaaaaaaaaaaaaaagattttgtcctctgaaaataacagaaaaataatCAGAAGCTTTGGAAGGCAAAGGTAACAGGGAGGGTAGCAACGTGGTCCAGGTGTTAGACTGCCCAAGGTTTCACGAAAATTCGGGCGCAAACTATAACTGCGCCGGACGACTCTCGGAGGCGAGATAACCAAAGAAAGCTAGCATCGCATACGTGGACGCTGATTACTGGAAGTGACCAGGTACTTTGTGGGACCCTTGGACGTGGTCAGCGTGATTATTGAAAGATGGATTTTAGACCGCTGGATCTGCAGACTagtggcaaaaagaaaaaaaagaacactttttttttttcaatggatgTAAACCAAACACTTCACCGAGTGGAATtcaagctttttttattttcagaaatttcgtattaaaaaaaaacattttgaaaaaaattagatcCCTCTTTCAGATCCAATAAACcccagtttatatatatatatatatataaatatatataaaatgtttaaatatatatatatatatttttttttttttttatgtatggaTTTACCAAATTTGGGTTGACATTATAAGAAAAATGCAAAGACGTGCCAGGAACCAATCCAACAAATCTTTGACGCATCAAAGGTGTTGCTGGCTTGATTTTTTTATCAGCATCATCTCTAATCTGTTaccgaaaaaaacaaaaacattcatAAGCATGCATTGATTTCAGATTTCAAACGAAACTCCTCCCCCatgatattttacattttaaatctCTATGTACGTACTATCTTTAACATATAACATAAATACTATGCAAAAATACAAATactatgtatataatttataagaacacaaataaagttcaaaaaaatCCAGGAACATTGACTATCGAATATAACATGGACGTACGATGCTAGAAAACTCTCGGGTCTTTATAACCCCAACGAGCAAATCAATCACACCATAAATTACTACTAGTAGTTTCAttgaatataatatttgatCGAGGGTATAGCCTAACGATCAAAATTAGTACATGGTACAAGCACATAAATTTTAACTtccaatatataaaatataatataggaTCGAAGGTATATCATTATAACCAAACGACCAAacattatatatcatatattgtgcgacaacaaacatatataataaatcctTTAGGGACGCGCTTATTTCTTTaatcatataattaattattattccgttttattattttgctgcGCGTCGTGGTGTATGCATGCAATTATAAGGCATGCATACGTGGAGTGATATATGTCTTCACTCGTCACCATCTCCGGAAGCAGGTGGCATGTTGAGGTCGAAAGCCCCGCCACCAGCATCCTTCTCCGGCTCCGGTGGTGGAGGTGAAGCTTCTTCTCCACCCTCCTCCTCTTCCCCCTGGTGAGGCTGATTCAGGTCCACATCCAGAGCAACTCTTTCCTCAGGGACCCCTTGACCTGGATAAATACATGCGCGCGTTTGAGTTTACATACATTATAAcattatatatcaatattaataatcagattattaattagttaagatataattttaataaaataataatatttattcaattaaattacCTGTTGGTGGTTGTGGTTGATCAGGAGGATTGGGTTGCTGTCCTTGAGCAGCAGCAAAGCGGGGTTCAACGGGTGGAGGGAAAATGCCACGCCATTGGCGTTCAGGATGAGAGCGCATGTGGCCAGAGAGTGCTTTCCAGGAGCCAAAGTCCCTCTTGCAGACGCTGCACACCATCTCAACCCCAACAGGTCCGATGATTTCAGACGCCTTTCTTTTTGCACGTCCACCACTTCCACTTGGTGGAGCCCTAGCAGCGGTTGCCACCGCAGTAGGTCCTCCTCCTGCACCaccacctcctcctcctccttgtTCGCCACCTGCACCACCAGTTCCTCCTACACCACCGCTGCCAACAGCCCTGGACGCCGAGGCAGCAGCCCGGGGTTGAAGGCGGGTGGGAGCACCTCCCCTCCCTGCACCAGTTTGAGTAGGCCTTGGAGGGACCACGGAGGATGATCCTCCTCCAACTTCAGCAACAGACTTCGCAGTCTCTCCTTTTTCTTTGGGAGGAGATGATGATGAGCCACCAGCACCAGCAGTCTCCTCTTCGCCACCCTGGGATTGTTGGGGTTGGGTTTCCTTCTCTGCAGGTGACTTTTCCGAAGAGTCTTTAGGGTTGGTCATGGTGAGATTAGTATGGTGAAGTTACTGTGTGTTTGCTTGCAAGTGCAAAGGCCATCTCTATATAATGCTCGCAGATTTTGGTTTTTGGCggggtttttttattattattatttttttaaaagcagtTAGAAAGAAGAGAATGCTAATTTTCCAAGTTTGCGTCTATACTGTATCAATGGATGCAACGCATCAGGTTTCAACCGATTgggaaataatttgaaaatgaaaattatggaaaatcCTTAAAAAGCCCTAATTTACGTGTATATGGATCATACACCAAGCGTTGCCATCTTTCACAATTTGGCGCTCAATAACAaaatgtttttgtaatttttatttatttatttatttatttttggaagaagaagaagactatTATTGGCATCGTATGGCGGGTCTGTGAAGTGCTGTTTCATTCATGAATATTAGTCTGTCAAACATAACGTATAACCCTTTGTACATATCCCTTCGACATGGCGCGGGAAACTGAGGAAGACGATTGTGTTTGTTAAATGACGTATCTGTCCCTCCCGCTTACATAATGAGTGATGTTTCATGAAACACGGTGGGAGAGAAACCTCGTCGTCAATAGACATGACTGGTTGCATGCATGCCGACAGAGATAACTATACTAACACGTGCAAAATTATAatcttccatttttatttttatttttatttttttgttaaatttcaaaattttaatttagtcaGGTTTTTTCGTATGGGATTATATAATCCTATAGCTTTTacattttcttcatattttagagtttttttttctctctaaaagTCATATTTTACAGTTATCCTATATGTTTCTTTTCTTCAACATATTATATTAATcaaacaaatacaaataaagattttttttaaattattctttttttttttttggttattatttttatatttcttacgGAGTCCAAACTCCGTATTTTTTTGCACGTTAACCTTCAACTTATTTTTCCCCTATATTATAAGGCCACCATGGTTTCTTTGATAGCATTGTCTCTCTGTTCGATCATATTGTCCGAAAGCCAAGAATTACACTCCTGTCGATAGGAATTAATGGATTTGGCCGTTCTTTCTATAATACAATATGAATAACATATCTACAATGCTACTTCAATGGCAGTTCCATCATCCTCAACTTTAGAGTACAGATTAGTTTTACTTTGACCTTCAATCTGATCaggtttattgttattatttcagCGTGCTAAGGAAATCattcaagattttttttcaaactttgaaatttaactaccagaaaaaagggaaaagaaaaacaaaaaaagagagagaatgtatatttaattaaaatgaaaaagataaacTTCCTTACGGATGAGGTATTTGGGttccataaacaaaaaaaaacaatatatatatatatatatatatatatatttcggggATCGTTAatgcaatattttattatcattatgttatatattttctttcttcataattttcctttagaaaaataatgaaaactaaaattgTTAATGGATTTTAAACTCCAATTCAGACATTCTCtataaattttgattatcaATATATTTTCTTAGAATGAGTTATTTGAGTCAACAATAATGAGAAGAAGATACAGCCACAACGCAAATCATGCAAGCCGCAATCACCCGAAAGTTCCGTGATCCAGTAGCGTTGGGTACTTGGGTGATTTCACCGGATCACTGACTCGTCTCTCGTGTATTAGCTCCAAGATGATGTTAAGGTCTCAAGGCGATCATATTGTGAATTCGTTATGATATTTTTCctcaatattaatatatattttatcatactatatatatatatatatatatatacacattaatgGGTACTGAATGttgaaaaactttattttaagtttaaaaGATCTTATACGTAAATAATTACAATGTTATATCTCAACGATTGATGATAAAAGCCGATGATAGAAATATTGTCATCGTCTTATGTTTTTTGTTAAGCATGTTTAGTATCTTTGAAATAAGCTTTAAACATCATCTACTCCTTTTCtttcaattaacaacaatttaaaaaaaaaatgtattcatctattttttttaaaaaaatatccctagttatgcttataaaaataaCGAATGCTTAtctttaatttgtaattaaaaaaaaaaaaacaaaaatatttataagatgTTGATGAATTCACCAtaaaaattcaaccaaaaaaaagaaaaaaaaaatcaatgacaaataatttttttttgaaaacaaattaatattaaaaaaaaaaaaataccttatATTGGACATGACATTTTTATATTGGGCAAGAAGCCCTAAGCAAAGGCCACAAACCGACcatgttatatatgtatatatataactaataacTATTGACCAGTATTCCCTAAAAGTCGCTCAACCGCAGCATGAACATTTCCTGCAGTGGCAATCAAAGCTCGTAAATTCTCTTGTCGGTCGAAGAATCCCATTTCCTGAAGCTGTGAAAGTTGGGTGGCATACAGTTCTTCTGGTGGCACTACAAGAACggaatcaaaaaccaaaaatatatcagtgcaaattaaacaaaagaaataagagAACCTTTATTAGAAAGGACTGAATATGAACCATCGGATCTGTTTGGAACTGCTAGACTGCCGGCGCCAAGTCCACCAAACATGTTCATCAACATGTCCAAACCCATGTTGTTGAAGGGTCCTGCTACCATGACAGAATATTAACAAGCTGTATTTTACCAGAATAAATTCCCTCAGAATGAAAACATAGAGAGATACTTTGTGCCCTAAGTTTTCTGGATTAGGTGAAGCACCGGAAATTTCTTAACAAGTAGTTTGTTTGCAATAACCTTTTCCAAGAAACTCCTTCACTTCGAGCTTTTGTTCATTGAGAATTAAACAAAAGGAAATGAAACATCCACCCCCAGTATTCCCAATCACCAAACCTTTGCTAAgacaaatatttaatataattccaCCATCATAATATACCTTAgacaaatatttaacataattcCACCATCATAATATACCTTACTTCTCTCTcaggggtaaaaaaattgataaataaaataaaaataaaaattaaaaaaataaaggcatCAGGTAGAGGGAACCCTATATTATAACATGACACAATAATGGGCATGAAGACATCCAAATGATGCAATATAAGCAGTTTCAACCATGCTGACACCACCAAATAATTCATAAAGTCTCCTGAGCGCATTTGTGAACTCATTGTTCTATTCAGAAAATCCAAAATAGAATTGAAGATCAACTTTGATACCTGTACCTCCACCTGTCTGACCTGGTTCCctgccgaaaaaaaaaaaaaaaaaattgtgattgtCACCAGCTGCAAGTAAATTTTTCTCTCAGATAAGTGGTGTTGCTTGCATAAAACATACACAATTAGCACATACATTCAGCACGTAGGTGCAGATGGGAAATTAAGAAACATATAGATACACAATTAGCATGTCCAAGCACAGACAAGCAGCACTGTCTACTGAGTAGTGACTTAATGTGGGGGATACCAGCTGTATACTTAATTAATGCACAGCAATGTGATTGAGTTTTTGAGAAGAATCTTCCACCTTAAAGGACAGTCCTACATTGCACAATCTGGATCATGTTTAATGGCAACAGCTCTAGAATGAGGAAAGCTTAATTTGCATAAGTGAAAGCATTTCTACCATGTTTTTATTGATTTCATAAGAATAATTTATGCTTCATGAtctgattttttatatttttcagatGATTCAGGTAGGTTATTTGTTTGCTTCCCATgtttcacaatttcttttaggTTTCATCTCTTTTCCATTTCATGTATCCTGCTTTATGTTTTTGCATCTAACAAAAGATAGCCATGATGAACATGCCCATTTTTATGTCCCATTTCTGCCGAAATAATTTAACCACTTATGGAGGTTAAGATATTACCATAAACAAACTTATGGAGGTTAGACAAGCAGCAGCAGTTACATGACACTTAGAATTGAGACAGAACGAAAAATTAGAGATTTCAACCGAAGAAACCTAAACATTTTAATGGTTTACTCAAGACTGCATAACCGTGATCCAATCACACATATGAATAGAACACCAGACTAGTTATTCTAGAACAATCAAAATAAACGCCATGTATCAATACTTACTGGGTTGGCTGTTGGCGACTAAGCTGTGTTAGAAGTGATTGCTGAAGAGTCAAGAGTAGCTgcaatggaaaacaaaaagaaatagtaaTCTTATTTTTAGGTACCCACTGAATGCATATGAGAGGAACAAAGAGAGAAAGGCAGAGAGACAGACAGAGACAGAATggatgagagagaaagagagcgtACAGACATATGTCACAACTGGATAGCTCTAAATTTAACATACCTGCATTGTCTCAGGAGAAGTCAACTGACGAAGAAATTCTGGATTTTGCAACATTTCTCTTAAGTGAGAATTAGAATCAAGCATGCTGCGTGTCTGTGGGTTGAGACCAAGAGTCTGCAGTTGAGTTgagtaagaaaacaaaaaaatttcacctcACCAACAAATAAGTTTAAGTTACATTAATAAAACACTACCTGGTTCACAAACTGTGGGTTGGAGAGGAGGTTTTGCATCATTTGTGAAATAGCTGGATTTTGCATAATCTGATTGAGTGAACTGGTATCCTGCATGCCACCCAACATGCCTTCAAACTCTGGAAGACCAAGTCCACCTAAGCCTGCTGGTGCCTGTGGCCTAGCATCCCCAGTAAGGTTTGACCTTGCGGTATTAGTTTGAGTACCTCCAGCAGCTGCTAAATTCATAATGAATTAATCACTGTCTTGaaattgaaacaaataaataagattaCAGATATCTAAACTTCATAGCACAGGAAGATCAGGTTTTGCAAATCTTTAAATATTGCAAGAAACTGGAGATAAAAACCTTAAACTACGCTGCTTCAAAGACAGTGCATAGGAATGGCTGTGCACTatttgatcaaaaaaaaaaaacacacatgggaaagtataaacaaataaagtgAACAAGAACTTACTTCCCCCAGAGGTCCATGGGTTGGGGAGTGGGTTAGTATTTGGAGCAGGTGAGCCAGTTGTCAATTCAGAACCAGTGGTTGACTGATTAGCTGGTTGATTTCTGGTTTGGCTTCCACCTTGGGTGGCTAAAAGAGATGCAAATGGGTTTGAGCTATCAGTCCCAGCATTCCCAGCATTCCCAGCCATAGTTGTTGCATTGAGAAATGGCTCTTGAACAGTTTCATACATTCGCCTAAGCATGTTAAATCCCTCAGGCGAAGCTTCAATGTTGCTCATAGCCCGATCGGTATTGCGCATCATCTCCCGCATAAGCTCAGGGTTTCTGGCTGCTTCAAGTGTCTGTCGCAGAGTGCTAGGATCATTAAGTATGTGAGCTAATTCAGGATTTCGATCAATAATTTCACGCATTTGTGGGTTGTTCATAATCAAATTCCGCATCACATCAGGGTTGTTCATAAGATTTTGAACAACAGGCATGTTCATTATGTCTCTCATTATGTTAGGGTTCCTAGTCAATTGTTGCTGCATTTGTTCGATATCTGGAAGTCCAGCCCCAAATAAACCACCACCTTCACCCATCCCACCGAGTCCAAGTCCAGGGAATAGATTAGCTGGAAAAGTAGAACCTCCCAACGGCACATCTTCATTTTGTCCAACACCACTTGGATTACTATGAGTTGCATTTGGACCTCTGGCATCGGTTGCACCCCCAGGGTTGGCTGAAGCAGATGGGGCAAAGCCACGAACCAAGTGTACAGTGTGATCTGCCTCCAAACCTATCACAGAATAAAATGATAGGCACATTAAAGGAAGACCCATCTTCAGAACAGAATATTTAAATgcggataaataatatataaatatttccaTACCAACATAAAACAAGCAGTGTGTCCAGAAACATGGATTTTAAAGAAGATGCAAATAGATACTTtctgtcaaaaaataaaaaggaaaacaaatagCATACATGTTTACAACATAACTTCCATTAATTATGCAAAAAGCTCATGAATTATGCCACTCGAAACAAAGCCTAAGTTTAAAAGAATCTGAGGTAGCATAGAGATGCCTTATTATATAGAAGAAGCTGGCCCCAAAAGACAACTCTGAAATTAATACAGCTTCTACGTTTATCTAAAACGCAAACatgaaaccaaaccaaatcctTGCAAGCATCTATCCAAACCAAGAACTAATTGCAACCAACTTATGTTCGTAATTcaccaatttttcttttcaataacaTTTCAAATGCCGTCAATAGATGCTGTTACATTGCGACCCAACTGCAAAATGAACTACAAGCAGATCATCTACAGTAATTGACACCCTCTTAATGATTATGATAACTTATCTAAAATACAGGACAACAACACCATTGATCCGGAACACATGGATTCATAAATACAGATAAAAGCCCATTTCAATTCCGTAACTAATCAGAAAACCcacaatataaaaagaaaaagaaaaaaagggtatcaaaTATAATGTACCGTAGCTTTGGAGGGTCTGATCGTCCTTCAAGATCCGACCCTTGTATATCAAACGCTGTTGATCGGTGGGGATATCACATTTCTGAGAGAGAACGTCTTTAAATGATCCGACGGTGGAATCGAGGGTAATCGTGACGGTGAACTTGTTGCCGTTGGAGCAACGGATGTTGACGTTGACTCCATCATCTCCACCATTGGATTCAGTTGCGACGTCGTCGAGAGCCGCATCACCGCCTCCCATAGTCTCTCCCTCCCCTCCCCAATACGGGAGGTCTCTCAAACCTCTTGAAACGGAAAAACAAGGACGGAAATGAAATCGtaaaaatacaaacaaagtGAAAGTTTTGAGACAATGATATTCGGATGGATCAGAGAGCGATTTCGAAACCCTAGAACCAGTAAAGCCCGAAACCAGATTGGTGATTTCTGAGGCAACgagaaaagaattataaaaagtCGAGCTTCTGTGTGGTGAAATGTGAGAATAAACGGGACAgaaagagtgagagagagagagagagagagagagagaggagtaaATATTGGAACGacgaaatttaattattattattattttttttgataaaaataaaataatagtggGGCAGAATCGGAGGTGACTTAGCCCACCAAAGCCAGGAAagtataaattgttttttttttttaataaattatataaatataaactatttattttttctttcttccgtataaattatttaaatataattttttttttttttttatgatttaaattcgtGTTCTGATGAACATAAATCGAGATGTTTGTTACTGGAGCTAATCCGCTTCGTGAAAGTATAAAATTGTACGTTCGGTCTTTTCTTGAATGGAAATTTTCAGGCCCACGATCATAGGCGCGCGTTGTTTCCACTCTGCCGATTTCGGATGCCGATTTCGGAGGTAAGTGTGACAGTATCTGTGTGCCCCTATACAAGGACCAATACTTGTCCGAAAtctaattaagaaatatttacctttcttttaaatggattttttttaaaaatttttattttcaaaaaaggaaattgcattaattaaatagtttgtaaaaaaatttcccGATATGGATCACAGACACCAATGGACGGACGATGGGAGATTAGGCTGTGATAGAAGACAACGGTGACAGTCAGGGTGGTAATTATACAAAATTACGTGCACTCACTAGGTTTTTCAAACGAGCGCCAGAAAATAAAATCCCGCAGGCTGAAGAGGTCGGAGAACGTTAAATGAAACAAAAGCGCGCCATAAAAATAGGAAAGAAATCTATCTGAACCTGATGGGGGTGTCTCTGAGAAGCAACAAGGGCTTCTTATCTTCCTTTAGAACCCTAATTAACCAACAGGTCCGCTCCATCTCTCTTTCCACACGTCATTGATTCTTTCTTCATACGCATTTTTTCAAACAGTTtatactcttttttcttttatgctctctctctttctctctctctctctctctatatatatatatatatatatatatatatataacattggcAGAGATTTAAATTTAACCATACATTGACGGAAGTAAAACCGCAAGATCAAGTTTACCCAGAATCGGGTCCCGATTATGTGGCTTTTCAATGTATGTGTTGCTTTTGCTTGTCTTTCATTCAAATGCAGCTCAAGtaggtttatttatttgggttgattttaaatatgtttgAAATATCGAACAGCCCACATGGATATGTCAAAATGGAAAAAGTTGGATTCAAGAAGCTTTGGGATACATCGCTTCAATATAACCGAGCCTTCTCGGATTGTTTTGAACATTCTGCGGAAAGAAGGTAAGAATTTTCTTTATAACCGGTGTTACCATTTTCGCACAAAGGCTATCTATGCATATGCTCTGTAGTTAAAGAAGCTTAAATGGGACAAGTAATCAATAATTTATTGAGCTTAATTGAGCTTAAGagtgaattttaattatttattgattattgTATAATGATCTCGTTATGTGTTGTCTGCATGATTTGAtggctttattttatattaacgTATAGGGTTTGAGGCATACCTAGTGGGTGGATGTGTAAGAGATCTACTCCTTAACAAAACACCTAAAGACTTTGATGTGATAACCACTGCCAAGCTTAAAGaggttttcttctcttttttctttttttcttttaacagtGGTTTTATAAGTTGTATTGATTAAATTTCAATGTATGATGGGTAGGattcaaatgtttttttttttttttggttttttttttttttttttttttttttttggcttggttCCAAATGTTATTATAGATCCGGAAGAAATTTcgtagagcatatattgttggaCGACGATTCCCAATATGTATGGTGCGTATTAAAGATACTGTCATTGAGGTGGGTTTCTGCGTTTCTTAATATGTAATTTCTATGATTTTCTTTGCAAgctgtttttataattttcgtTATGTACTAAACGTGATGCATGTGCAGGTATCCAGTTTTGATACAGTGGCAAGTCAGATTGGCATGAAAAAAGAGCATCATTCCACCCACACGCCACATGGCTGTGACAAGAAAGATTTTATTCTATGGAGAAACTCCATGCAGCGGGACTTCACGGTTAACAGGTACTACAAGCACTGTTGCTTTTATATTAATCAGTTTATTGTGACTGCTTTCTAACTCAAGGATTTATTTTCCTGGATACAGTTTATTCTTTGATCCCTTTATGAACAAAATCTATGATTATGCCGATGGATTGGTGGACTTAAGGTCCTCAaaagtgagttttttttttttttttttttcactttttgatgGAATCTTGCATTTGGTAtaacatcatttatttatttatcttaattattGTTACTTCTGTGTGACATGAACTTAGCTACGAACGTTAATCCCTGCTCAATTATCATTCAAAGAGGATTCTGGTAGGTTTTCCCCATTTTTTACATGTACAATTTTGCACTATAACATTTTGAGACAGATTTTGTGTCAGAATAACCAAACAAAATATGTGCATAAACTGTCATGCAGCAAGAATCTTGCGTGGCATAAGACTTGCTGCTCGTCTTGGCTTATCATTTTCGAAGGACGTTGAGACTGCAATTCGTAACCTTTCTTCATCTATTATGCATTTAGCTGAGGTACCTTTAGAGATATTGTTATGCtgtcttatttttttgtttaaggttCTTTTTagctttg
It encodes:
- the LOC107424295 gene encoding uncharacterized protein LOC107424295, producing the protein MTNPKDSSEKSPAEKETQPQQSQGGEEETAGAGGSSSSPPKEKGETAKSVAEVGGGSSSVVPPRPTQTGAGRGGAPTRLQPRAAASASRAVGSGGVGGTGGAGGEQGGGGGGGAGGGPTAVATAARAPPSGSGGRAKRKASEIIGPVGVEMVCSVCKRDFGSWKALSGHMRSHPERQWRGIFPPPVEPRFAAAQGQQPNPPDQPQPPTGQGVPEERVALDVDLNQPHQGEEEEGGEEASPPPPEPEKDAGGGAFDLNMPPASGDGDE
- the LOC107424348 gene encoding ubiquitin domain-containing protein DSK2b isoform X3 encodes the protein MGGGDAALDDVATESNGGDDGVNVNIRCSNGNKFTVTITLDSTVGSFKDVLSQKCDIPTDQQRLIYKGRILKDDQTLQSYGLEADHTVHLVRGFAPSASANPGGATDARGPNATHSNPSGVGQNEDVPLGGSTFPANLFPGLGLGGMGEGGGLFGAGLPDIEQMQQQLTRNPNIMRDIMNMPVVQNLMNNPDVMRNLIMNNPQMREIIDRNPELAHILNDPSTLRQTLEAARNPELMREMMRNTDRAMSNIEASPEGFNMLRRMYETVQEPFLNATTMAGNAGNAGTDSSNPFASLLATQGGSQTRNQPANQSTTGSELTTGSPAPNTNPLPNPWTSGGTAAGGTQTNTARSNLTGDARPQAPAGLGGLGLPEFEGMLGGMQDTSSLNQIMQNPAISQMMQNLLSNPQFVNQTLGLNPQTRSMLDSNSHLREMLQNPEFLRQLTSPETMQLLLTLQQSLLTQLSRQQPTQEPGQTGGGPFNNMGLDMLMNMFGGLGAGSLAVPNRSDVPPEELYATQLSQLQEMGFFDRQENLRALIATAGNVHAAVERLLGNTGQ
- the LOC107424348 gene encoding ubiquitin domain-containing protein DSK2a isoform X2 is translated as MGGGDAALDDVATESNGGDDGVNVNIRCSNGNKFTVTITLDSTVGSFKDVLSQKCDIPTDQQRLIYKGRILKDDQTLQSYGLEADHTVHLVRGFAPSASANPGGATDARGPNATHSNPSGVGQNEDVPLGGSTFPANLFPGLGLGGMGEGGGLFGAGLPDIEQMQQQLTRNPNIMRDIMNMPVVQNLMNNPDVMRNLIMNNPQMREIIDRNPELAHILNDPSTLRQTLEAARNPELMREMMRNTDRAMSNIEASPEGFNMLRRMYETVQEPFLNATTMAGNAGNAGTDSSNPFASLLATQGGSQTRNQPANQSTTGSELTTGSPAPNTNPLPNPWTSGGTAGGTQTNTARSNLTGDARPQAPAGLGGLGLPEFEGMLGGMQDTSSLNQIMQNPAISQMMQNLLSNPQFVNQTLGLNPQTRSMLDSNSHLREMLQNPEFLRQLTSPETMQLLLTLQQSLLTQLSRQQPTQEPGQTGGGTGPFNNMGLDMLMNMFGGLGAGSLAVPNRSDVPPEELYATQLSQLQEMGFFDRQENLRALIATAGNVHAAVERLLGNTGQ
- the LOC107424348 gene encoding ubiquitin domain-containing protein DSK2a isoform X1, which encodes MGGGDAALDDVATESNGGDDGVNVNIRCSNGNKFTVTITLDSTVGSFKDVLSQKCDIPTDQQRLIYKGRILKDDQTLQSYGLEADHTVHLVRGFAPSASANPGGATDARGPNATHSNPSGVGQNEDVPLGGSTFPANLFPGLGLGGMGEGGGLFGAGLPDIEQMQQQLTRNPNIMRDIMNMPVVQNLMNNPDVMRNLIMNNPQMREIIDRNPELAHILNDPSTLRQTLEAARNPELMREMMRNTDRAMSNIEASPEGFNMLRRMYETVQEPFLNATTMAGNAGNAGTDSSNPFASLLATQGGSQTRNQPANQSTTGSELTTGSPAPNTNPLPNPWTSGGTAAGGTQTNTARSNLTGDARPQAPAGLGGLGLPEFEGMLGGMQDTSSLNQIMQNPAISQMMQNLLSNPQFVNQTLGLNPQTRSMLDSNSHLREMLQNPEFLRQLTSPETMQLLLTLQQSLLTQLSRQQPTQEPGQTGGGTGPFNNMGLDMLMNMFGGLGAGSLAVPNRSDVPPEELYATQLSQLQEMGFFDRQENLRALIATAGNVHAAVERLLGNTGQ